A genomic window from Diospyros lotus cultivar Yz01 chromosome 2, ASM1463336v1, whole genome shotgun sequence includes:
- the LOC127794398 gene encoding mediator of RNA polymerase II transcription subunit 8-like isoform X1 produces MEGSSSQGGQASQSQPVELLNPAVQQQLNLQPLKTRTLGLQKAIERIIEDIYANVITNSVPKWQDILNQYSMVNLELFNIMEEVNKVSKAFVVYPTNVNAENAAILPVMLSSKLLPEMEVDDIVKKEQVLMGMDHLPVSEQLEKLKKRMDNIREVCESAEKIIAEGRKALLAPQEPAITPTLDKDHAAKINEQEMLLRNAVNHGGGLQIPEDQRQIASALPKHLVDILSVADEAHTLPDAFGSMLQASGAQEIGSPVDSPSGATAATSFDDTMSQLPNAYSPMSGTNMTSTPSSEQQSQQPQHLQQLQQEHQHQQKRQKLMQLPQHQQQLLAHQQFWQSSLPVLGQNQLGRLHDLHGQAEQKFQLFHCQHQMPFSQTLVTQQFQDRLLSPGPVQSQMNQGNQLNPYFSQFSSPANSAVFNAAQRTANTEMISNLSAITASQLLLPRMQFGLSSGNWPHASEILSDKVFNMGAVNPGGMMPIQQQQQQSTSQGAFGNLMSHNAQQDVLPPLPRFQRQSNQQTNIGMAAHQNALPALPRFQRQPNQQSGTTMAAHQNAQPPLPRFRRQLNQQLGTSMATHQNAPPPFPRFQ; encoded by the exons ATGGAAGGCTCATCGTCTCAGGGCGGCCAAGCCTCTCAATCGCAGCCTGTTGAGCTGTTGAATCCGGCGGTGCAGCAGCAACTCAACCTCCAGCCCCTCAAGACTCGAACCCTCGGCCTCCAGAAAGCCATCGAACGCATCATCGAAGATATCTATGCCAATGTCATCACCAATTCGGTCCCCAAGTG GCAAGACATCTTGAATCAATATTCTATGGTGAATCTTGAGCTTTTTAACATTATGGAAGAGGTCAACAAGGTCTCCAAGGCCTTTGTTGTATACCCGACGAATGTTAATGCAGAGAACGCTGCAA TTCTTCCTGTTATGCTGTCATCTAAGCTATTGCCTGAGATGGAAGTGGATGATATTGTCAAGAAAGAACAGGTGTTAATGGGGATGGACCACCTGCCAGTATCTGAACAGCTTGAAAAGTTAAAG AAGAGAATGGATAATATTCGAGAAGTCTGTGAAAGTGCTGAAAAAATTATAGCTGAGGGTCGTAAAGCCCTTCTTGCTCCACAAGAACCTGCTATTACTCCAACTTTAGACAAGGATCATGCTGCAAAGATTAATGAACAGGAAATGCTACTTCGCAATGCTGTCAATCATGGAGGAG GTTTACAAATCCCTGAAGACCAAAGGCAGATTGCATCTGCACTTCCAAAGCATCTGGTAGATATACTCTCTGTAGCTGATGAAGCACATACTCTTCCTGATGCATTTGGTAGTATGCTACAG GCATCTGGAGCACAAGAAATTGGGAGCCCTGTGGATTCTCCTTCTGGTGCTACAGCAGCAACTTCATTTGATGATACAATGTCACAACTGCCAAATGCCTATTCACCCATGTCTGGCACAAACATGACAAGTACACCTTCTTCTGAGCAACAATCACAGCAGCCGCAGCACCTACAACAGCTACAGCAGGAGCATCAACATCAGCAGAAAAGGCAGAAATTGATGCAATTGCCACAGCATCAGCAGCAACTTCTTGCTCACCAGCAATTTTGGCAATCTTCACTGCCTGTATTAGGACAG AATCAGCTGGGGCGGCTGCATGATTTGCATGGACAGGCTGAGCAGAAATTTCAATTG TTTCATTGTCAGCATCAAATGCCATTCTCTCAAACATTGGTGACCCAGCAATTCCAGGATAGGCTGCTGTCTCCTGGACCAGTTCAGAGCCAGATGAACCAAGGGAACCAGTTGAATCCTTATTTTAGCCAGTTTTCTAGCCCTGCCAATAGCGCAGTGTTTAATGCTGCTCAGCGCACTGCAAATACAGAAATg ATTTCAAATTTGTCAGCTATCACAGCATCGCAGTTACTTTTGCCAAGAATGCAG TTTGGACTCTCTAGTGGCAATTGGCCCCATGCTTCCGAAATTCTGAGTGATAAGG TGTTCAACATGGGAGCAGTTAATCCCGGTGGTATGATGCCCATTCAGCAGCAACAGCAACAATCCACTTCACAAGGTGCATTTGGTAACTTAATGTCACATAATGCTCAACAAGATGTACTACCACCTCTTCCCAGATTTCAGAGACAATCGAATCAACAAACTAACATTGGCATGGCTGCCCACCAAAATGCACTGCCAGCTCTTCCCAGATTTCAAAGACAACCAAATCAACAATCTGGTACTACTATGGCTGCCCACCAAAATGCACAACCACCTCTTCCCAGATTTCGGAGACAGCTGAATCAACAGCTCGGTACTAGTATGGCTACCCACCAAAATGCACCACCACCTTTTCCTAGATTTCAATGA
- the LOC127794398 gene encoding mediator of RNA polymerase II transcription subunit 8-like isoform X2, which yields MEGSSSQGGQASQSQPVELLNPAVQQQLNLQPLKTRTLGLQKAIERIIEDIYANVITNSVPKWQDILNQYSMVNLELFNIMEEVNKVSKAFVVYPTNVNAENAAILPVMLSSKLLPEMEVDDIVKKEQVLMGMDHLPVSEQLEKLKKRMDNIREVCESAEKIIAEGRKALLAPQEPAITPTLDKDHAAKINEQEMLLRNAVNHGGGLQIPEDQRQIASALPKHLVDILSVADEAHTLPDAFGSMLQASGAQEIGSPVDSPSGATAATSFDDTMSQLPNAYSPMSGTNMTSTPSSEQQSQQPQHLQQLQQEHQHQQKRQKLMQLPQHQQQLLAHQQFWQSSLPVLGQNQLGRLHDLHGQAEQKFQLDRLLSPGPVQSQMNQGNQLNPYFSQFSSPANSAVFNAAQRTANTEMISNLSAITASQLLLPRMQFGLSSGNWPHASEILSDKVFNMGAVNPGGMMPIQQQQQQSTSQGAFGNLMSHNAQQDVLPPLPRFQRQSNQQTNIGMAAHQNALPALPRFQRQPNQQSGTTMAAHQNAQPPLPRFRRQLNQQLGTSMATHQNAPPPFPRFQ from the exons ATGGAAGGCTCATCGTCTCAGGGCGGCCAAGCCTCTCAATCGCAGCCTGTTGAGCTGTTGAATCCGGCGGTGCAGCAGCAACTCAACCTCCAGCCCCTCAAGACTCGAACCCTCGGCCTCCAGAAAGCCATCGAACGCATCATCGAAGATATCTATGCCAATGTCATCACCAATTCGGTCCCCAAGTG GCAAGACATCTTGAATCAATATTCTATGGTGAATCTTGAGCTTTTTAACATTATGGAAGAGGTCAACAAGGTCTCCAAGGCCTTTGTTGTATACCCGACGAATGTTAATGCAGAGAACGCTGCAA TTCTTCCTGTTATGCTGTCATCTAAGCTATTGCCTGAGATGGAAGTGGATGATATTGTCAAGAAAGAACAGGTGTTAATGGGGATGGACCACCTGCCAGTATCTGAACAGCTTGAAAAGTTAAAG AAGAGAATGGATAATATTCGAGAAGTCTGTGAAAGTGCTGAAAAAATTATAGCTGAGGGTCGTAAAGCCCTTCTTGCTCCACAAGAACCTGCTATTACTCCAACTTTAGACAAGGATCATGCTGCAAAGATTAATGAACAGGAAATGCTACTTCGCAATGCTGTCAATCATGGAGGAG GTTTACAAATCCCTGAAGACCAAAGGCAGATTGCATCTGCACTTCCAAAGCATCTGGTAGATATACTCTCTGTAGCTGATGAAGCACATACTCTTCCTGATGCATTTGGTAGTATGCTACAG GCATCTGGAGCACAAGAAATTGGGAGCCCTGTGGATTCTCCTTCTGGTGCTACAGCAGCAACTTCATTTGATGATACAATGTCACAACTGCCAAATGCCTATTCACCCATGTCTGGCACAAACATGACAAGTACACCTTCTTCTGAGCAACAATCACAGCAGCCGCAGCACCTACAACAGCTACAGCAGGAGCATCAACATCAGCAGAAAAGGCAGAAATTGATGCAATTGCCACAGCATCAGCAGCAACTTCTTGCTCACCAGCAATTTTGGCAATCTTCACTGCCTGTATTAGGACAG AATCAGCTGGGGCGGCTGCATGATTTGCATGGACAGGCTGAGCAGAAATTTCAATTG GATAGGCTGCTGTCTCCTGGACCAGTTCAGAGCCAGATGAACCAAGGGAACCAGTTGAATCCTTATTTTAGCCAGTTTTCTAGCCCTGCCAATAGCGCAGTGTTTAATGCTGCTCAGCGCACTGCAAATACAGAAATg ATTTCAAATTTGTCAGCTATCACAGCATCGCAGTTACTTTTGCCAAGAATGCAG TTTGGACTCTCTAGTGGCAATTGGCCCCATGCTTCCGAAATTCTGAGTGATAAGG TGTTCAACATGGGAGCAGTTAATCCCGGTGGTATGATGCCCATTCAGCAGCAACAGCAACAATCCACTTCACAAGGTGCATTTGGTAACTTAATGTCACATAATGCTCAACAAGATGTACTACCACCTCTTCCCAGATTTCAGAGACAATCGAATCAACAAACTAACATTGGCATGGCTGCCCACCAAAATGCACTGCCAGCTCTTCCCAGATTTCAAAGACAACCAAATCAACAATCTGGTACTACTATGGCTGCCCACCAAAATGCACAACCACCTCTTCCCAGATTTCGGAGACAGCTGAATCAACAGCTCGGTACTAGTATGGCTACCCACCAAAATGCACCACCACCTTTTCCTAGATTTCAATGA
- the LOC127794399 gene encoding putative pentatricopeptide repeat-containing protein At1g16830: MRNEAANLIAFVKDFLARRLRDVINIQLVLRKMLRKGYYLNAKTFSVVFSCFCKSGRLAEALQLLGLMISLGIPTTVGVWSILIDGFCRSGKLVFAAYLLEKMVETGCSPNVVTCTSLIKGFMESHMPERAIHILRAMESKGCSPDLVLCNVLIDCFSKMGMHDEALDLFCSLPDRELIPDSYTLCSIISALCLSRQFTLLPILIGGGFPIQADLVLCNSLLSFFCRAGYPPGAIEFYNDMIDRGFLPDGYSYSGLLSGLCGTGRIGEAVNVYHAIVTNRLCLDPHLHTVIIDGLINYGKFHRAIQLFRKAVLEKYPLDVVSYTVAIRAFFRGGRTVEACSLYNQMKEIGVPPNAHTYNVMLFGFSRERDIRMIREILKDMAEAGFELDISRFHMIKNLLMKSCYSHSAFDLFFDMCTSELITDKAMGALLLKGHALGLNIDGNVVNIPEVDTSDSDDISNVAAAVG, translated from the exons ATGCGTAACGAAGCCGCAAACCTTATTGCTTTTGTTAAGGATTTTCTGGCACGGAG GCTCCGCGATGTGATCAACATTCAGCTTGTGCTCAGGAAAATGCTGAGAAAAGGGTATTATCTTAATGCCAAGACATTTTCAGttgtttttagttgtttttgtaAATCAGGAAGGCTAGCGGAGGCATTGCAACTATTGGGCCTGATGATTTCACTTGGCATTCCTACTACAGTTGGGGTCTGGAGTATTCTGATTGATGGGTTCTGTAGGTCTGGGAAACTTGTTTTCGCAGCTTATTTATTGGAGAAGATGGTTGAGACTGGGTGTTCACCCAATGTTGTAACATGCACTTCTTTAATTAAGGGTTTTATGGAATCCCATATGCCTGAAAGGGCAATACATATCCTCCGTGCCATGGAATCTAAGGGATGTTCCCCGGATTTGGTTCTTTGTAATGTCTTAATAGATTGTTTCTCTAAGATGGGGATGCATGATGAGGCACTTGATCTCTTCTGTAGTTTGCCAGATCGAGAACTAATACCTGACTCTTATACTCTCTGTTCTATAATCTCAGCTCTCTGTTTATCCAGACAATTTACTCTTCTACCCATTCTAATCGGTGGAGGATTTCCCATACAAGCTGACCTGGTGCTCTGTAACTCCCTTCTAAGTTTTTTTTGTAGAGCTGGTTATCCACCTGGTGCGATTGAGTTTTACAATGACATGATAGATAGAGGTTTTCTTCCTGATGGGTATAGTTATTCTGGATTACTGAGTGGACTCTGTGGAACAGGAAGGATTGGTGAAGCAGTTAATGTTTACCATGCAATTGTCACAAATCGCCTTTGTCTTGACCCTCACCTTCATACTGTAATCATAGACGGGCTTATAAACTATGGTAAGTTTCACAGGGCTATCCAGTTATTTAGGAAGGCTGTTCTGGAGAAATACCCACTTGATGTTGTTTCATACACAGTGGCCATCCGTGCATTTTTTAGAGGTGGTAGGACTGTGGAGGCTTGTAGTTTGTACAACCAGATGAAGGAGATTGGTGTACCCCCAAATGCGCATACATATAATGTAATGCTCTTTGGTTTTTCTAGGGAAAGAGACATAAGAATGATTAGAGAAATCCTAAAAGACATGGCTGAAGCAGGTTTTGAACTGGACATTAGTAGATTTCATATGATTAAGAATCTCCTCATGAAATCATGCTACTCTCATTCAGCCTTTGATCTTTTCTTTGACATGTGCACTTCAGAGTTGATTACTGATAAGGCTATGGGCGCACTCCTGCTCAAAGGGCATGCTCTTGGCTTGAACATAGATGGTAATGTGGTCAATATTCCAGAAGTTGACACATCTGACTCTGATGACATATCTAATGTGGCTGCTGCAGTGGGTTAG